The Nitrospirota bacterium genome window below encodes:
- a CDS encoding class I SAM-dependent methyltransferase — protein MNRCNLCGGTEFTVVEDHGAVRVVRCACQLMFVTPIPSRGEIEKTYQDDYYEPWKQQEAGRRHIWTRRLRTLQQLSGRGRRLLDVGCGDATFLRLARQEGWQVSGTELSAAAVAQAADLDVRRGEVWEVKLPGDRFDVVTSWHVIEHASDPKRMVAELFRLVRPGGWVVLATPNVHDYIFRLGYLAGRGHWPSLYEEDERELHLFHFSDTTLSKLVQSVGFTDVQIGFDRGAAAVSSKRLVNQLAYGWYRLTGLNWGIGLELIARKPASSTAERLCA, from the coding sequence GTGAATAGGTGCAATCTCTGTGGAGGGACGGAGTTTACAGTGGTCGAAGATCACGGCGCTGTCCGGGTCGTCCGGTGCGCCTGTCAGCTCATGTTTGTCACGCCGATTCCATCGAGGGGTGAGATCGAGAAGACCTATCAGGATGACTACTACGAGCCGTGGAAACAACAGGAGGCCGGGCGTCGCCATATTTGGACGAGACGATTGCGAACCCTGCAGCAGCTTAGCGGACGGGGCAGGCGTCTTTTGGATGTCGGCTGCGGCGACGCGACCTTTCTCCGGCTGGCGCGACAAGAGGGATGGCAGGTCTCCGGGACTGAGCTGTCTGCTGCCGCCGTGGCGCAGGCGGCGGATCTCGATGTGCGGCGTGGGGAAGTATGGGAGGTCAAATTGCCGGGGGACAGGTTCGACGTGGTCACGAGTTGGCACGTGATTGAACATGCGTCCGACCCGAAGCGGATGGTTGCGGAATTGTTTCGTCTTGTGCGACCGGGAGGCTGGGTGGTGTTGGCCACCCCGAATGTCCATGACTATATCTTTCGCCTTGGGTATCTTGCCGGGCGGGGGCATTGGCCCTCATTGTACGAAGAGGACGAGCGAGAACTGCATCTCTTTCACTTTTCTGATACGACCCTGTCGAAGCTGGTCCAGTCCGTCGGATTCACTGACGTCCAAATCGGGTTCGACCGAGGAGCGGCGGCTGTATCGAGCAAACGACTCGTCAACCAGCTGGCCTACGGATGGTATCGTTTGACCGGTTTGAATTGGGGAATCGGTCTTGAGTTGATCGCCAGGAAGCCGGCATCGTCTACCGCGGAGCGGCTCTGCGCATGA
- a CDS encoding glycosyltransferase family 4 protein, whose translation MSEPQSVLFISNHGDIVGGGEISLLQLLGALDHSQWRPVLVVPHEGAVAEQAAQANIPTYVVPMPAVTGTSTASLTSIRALTRLIRQQAAQIVHANGTRAMIYGGLAAKIARCQAVWHVRVADSDGLLDRALYKLSAGVIVNSDAVSRRFSWGAADRIHRIYNGVDTLRFAPGPPSPVQRAALGLSAGDRVVVSVGRFVAYKGYDDLLHAAAIIHRQDAAVHWVLVGDGELRSDLGRLADELGLHQVVHFTGWLNDVRDMLALADVFVLPSHGEHFGRVLIEAMAMGRVVVATAAGGVPEIVRHGVTGCLVAPGQPDRLAESVQEALAHSDRSSQFGLAGRRVVEERFSLQGHADQVQSLYLHLTGVCCE comes from the coding sequence ATGAGTGAGCCACAATCGGTGCTCTTCATCTCGAATCATGGCGATATCGTAGGGGGAGGAGAAATCAGCCTGCTCCAGTTGCTTGGCGCGCTCGATCATTCACAGTGGCGTCCGGTCCTGGTGGTACCGCATGAGGGAGCTGTGGCAGAACAGGCAGCCCAGGCTAATATCCCCACGTATGTGGTCCCGATGCCTGCGGTCACCGGTACGAGTACGGCAAGCCTGACCAGTATACGGGCTCTCACACGGCTGATTCGACAGCAAGCCGCACAGATCGTTCACGCCAACGGTACACGTGCCATGATCTACGGAGGGTTGGCGGCAAAGATTGCTCGTTGCCAGGCTGTCTGGCATGTGCGTGTCGCCGACTCAGATGGCTTGCTGGACCGTGCGCTGTACAAGCTCTCAGCGGGAGTCATCGTCAATTCAGATGCAGTGAGTCGTCGATTTTCATGGGGGGCGGCTGACCGGATTCATCGTATCTATAATGGGGTCGATACCCTACGGTTTGCTCCAGGGCCTCCGTCACCCGTCCAGCGTGCCGCACTGGGTCTGAGTGCCGGCGACCGAGTGGTAGTGAGTGTGGGCCGGTTCGTGGCCTATAAGGGCTATGATGATCTCCTCCATGCCGCGGCTATCATCCATCGGCAGGACGCGGCGGTGCATTGGGTGCTGGTTGGTGACGGGGAGCTTCGTTCCGACCTGGGCAGACTGGCAGACGAACTCGGTCTACATCAGGTGGTGCATTTTACTGGTTGGTTGAACGATGTACGGGACATGCTTGCCTTGGCAGATGTGTTCGTATTGCCATCGCACGGCGAACATTTCGGCCGTGTCCTTATCGAAGCGATGGCGATGGGCAGAGTAGTGGTAGCGACTGCTGCGGGAGGGGTGCCGGAGATCGTCAGGCATGGTGTAACCGGTTGTCTCGTCGCGCCAGGTCAACCGGATCGTCTTGCAGAATCGGTGCAAGAGGCTCTGGCGCATAGCGATCGATCCAGCCAATTTGGTCTAGCCGGGCGTCGTGTCGTCGAGGAGCGGTTTAGTCTCCAAGGGCATGCGGATCAGGTTCAATCGCTCTATCTTCATCTCACTGGAGTCTGTTGTGAATAG
- a CDS encoding glycosyltransferase has translation MSESVSIIICSKDRRRDLEQAVLTVRKSGPACAAAEIVVVEETDRPEPIADVKYVAIPRHHRGFGYARNTAVQAATGAILLFIDDDCEANEGWGEALLAPFEENPDVLGVAGAVAVHECGLIGYAENILGFPGGGLRYAHQAQGHTVPTEHLSTCNCAYRRSALQLAGGFPEEARVGSEDSLIAERVARLGRCCYTPHAVVYHRTRDRLSTVASWFMRRGYSEMASIQHRVGKSLFLTYVIRSSWTLRVGVILLIAAWVPPVAALVPLGFSLYYLVMLWRYRFARDYPTHRAAWWVVPLVKLTMDVGNELGRWKYAMARPVL, from the coding sequence ATGAGTGAGTCCGTATCCATCATCATCTGCTCGAAAGACCGGCGCCGTGACTTGGAGCAAGCCGTACTGACAGTCCGGAAGTCCGGCCCAGCCTGCGCCGCCGCGGAGATCGTGGTGGTCGAAGAAACGGATCGGCCCGAGCCGATTGCAGACGTAAAGTACGTGGCGATTCCTCGTCACCATCGCGGTTTCGGCTACGCGAGAAATACCGCGGTGCAAGCCGCAACCGGCGCCATCCTCTTGTTTATTGACGACGATTGTGAAGCGAACGAGGGGTGGGGGGAAGCCTTACTCGCTCCGTTCGAAGAAAATCCCGATGTCCTCGGAGTTGCAGGGGCGGTTGCGGTGCACGAATGCGGCCTGATCGGGTATGCGGAAAATATTCTCGGATTTCCCGGCGGAGGGTTGCGCTATGCGCATCAAGCGCAGGGGCACACGGTGCCGACGGAGCACCTCTCAACCTGCAACTGTGCCTATCGAAGAAGCGCCCTGCAACTCGCGGGAGGCTTTCCGGAAGAGGCACGGGTCGGTAGTGAAGACTCGCTCATTGCAGAGCGTGTCGCTCGGCTGGGGCGCTGTTGTTACACACCCCATGCTGTGGTCTATCACCGGACGCGAGACCGTTTGTCGACCGTGGCAAGCTGGTTTATGCGACGCGGGTACAGCGAAATGGCGTCCATCCAACATCGTGTGGGGAAGAGCCTGTTTCTCACGTATGTCATCAGAAGTTCGTGGACGTTGCGGGTGGGAGTCATACTCCTCATCGCTGCCTGGGTTCCTCCTGTTGCCGCGCTTGTGCCGCTTGGTTTCTCGCTCTATTACCTGGTGATGTTGTGGCGATATCGGTTTGCGAGAGACTATCCGACCCATCGTGCGGCATGGTGGGTGGTTCCCCTTGTGAAATTGACGATGGACGTCGGCAACGAACTCGGTCGGTGGAAATACGCGATGGCGAGGCCGGTCTTATGA
- a CDS encoding glycosyltransferase, which produces MLTVSLVIPIKNSARTLPACLHALDCLNPAPAEVFVIDNGSTDGSLALLQAWTEQTKGINVRLLREAKPGASAARNTGIRAARGDIVAFTDSDCVPQSDWLSHLLAPFDDADTGAVAGRIAGVFDRTLCEMFCSLYTLQSAGETTTHREWTPWSGGFPTANLAVRRRLLEQLDGFDETVKIYGEDYDLCARLYEQQAAIVYTPTACVMHHHRTTLRGLIRQAFGFGRSHAYLLQRHHPQGLWLELPRRLVQWTALPMRGWVDVASPDKKALALLAMGCFYRPSLWLFPLYLLWLIHQASARARAAGAPVSLSRSFNLAWLLIVKAGAMTAGRWWGSVRYGALCL; this is translated from the coding sequence ATGTTGACGGTCAGTCTCGTGATCCCGATCAAGAATTCCGCCAGGACCTTACCTGCCTGTTTGCATGCGCTCGACTGCCTCAATCCAGCGCCGGCCGAAGTGTTTGTGATCGATAATGGGTCGACCGATGGGTCTCTCGCACTGCTTCAGGCTTGGACCGAGCAAACCAAGGGTATCAACGTCCGCCTGTTGCGGGAGGCGAAACCGGGAGCATCTGCAGCGAGAAATACAGGCATCCGAGCGGCGCGTGGCGATATCGTTGCCTTTACCGATAGCGACTGTGTCCCACAATCGGACTGGTTGAGCCATCTGTTGGCCCCATTTGACGATGCGGACACAGGGGCTGTCGCAGGTCGTATCGCCGGAGTCTTCGATCGCACACTGTGCGAAATGTTCTGCTCCCTCTACACGCTTCAATCGGCCGGGGAAACGACGACGCACCGGGAATGGACTCCTTGGTCCGGTGGATTTCCGACGGCCAATCTTGCGGTGCGGCGCCGGCTCTTGGAGCAACTGGACGGGTTTGACGAGACGGTGAAGATTTATGGAGAGGACTACGACCTTTGCGCCAGACTCTACGAACAGCAGGCGGCGATTGTTTACACACCGACTGCCTGTGTGATGCATCACCACCGGACCACCCTGCGGGGATTAATTCGACAGGCTTTCGGGTTTGGCAGAAGCCATGCATATCTATTGCAGCGGCATCATCCCCAGGGATTATGGCTTGAATTGCCTCGCCGCTTGGTCCAATGGACCGCGCTTCCCATGCGAGGGTGGGTGGACGTCGCGTCACCGGACAAGAAGGCACTGGCCCTGCTTGCGATGGGTTGTTTCTATCGGCCGAGTCTCTGGCTGTTCCCGTTGTATTTGCTGTGGCTGATTCATCAAGCGAGTGCGCGGGCTCGCGCAGCTGGTGCTCCAGTTTCGCTGTCTCGTTCGTTCAATCTGGCGTGGCTCCTGATCGTGAAGGCAGGCGCGATGACGGCAGGCCGATGGTGGGGGTCGGTGAGATACGGTGCGTTATGTTTGTAG
- a CDS encoding glycosyltransferase: MRLLFLAPAPPSDRHGGGALRMLHLVRFLGKRFEVDLIAPALEGQPEAERLLGGICAEMEFVQVQTPSWLTRISHVGPYRTDPLLREAVRHRLGSRQYQAIQVEKPAMLPYLPDGCHLPIVLDVWAYGLSGPWRAVKHEQGGFVRARNLIRLARFGLFDAFCWPSLHSLLVVSHDDLARSERARLRRRTVVVPNGVDCSTVTAKSSYEGSKPLLLFTGDMSFQPNIDAALFLANEVFPEIRRELPEVELRFVGRNPDPRIQALVRTGIVVAGAVPDMLPHLHEATVYVAPHFTGAGTRTKLLEAMAAGLPIVTTTVGIEGIDVQPGRDALIADSAKDMIESLLTLLASADDRRRFGLAARQLAEARYDWNRCLGPLESIYRDIALPEALAC; the protein is encoded by the coding sequence ATGCGATTGCTTTTTCTGGCACCGGCGCCTCCGTCAGACCGTCATGGGGGCGGGGCGTTACGCATGCTGCATCTTGTGCGGTTTCTAGGGAAGCGCTTCGAGGTCGATCTGATCGCTCCGGCGCTTGAGGGCCAACCAGAAGCAGAACGTCTATTGGGCGGTATCTGTGCTGAAATGGAGTTTGTTCAGGTGCAAACTCCATCCTGGCTGACCCGTATCTCCCATGTGGGCCCCTATCGTACTGACCCACTCTTGCGTGAGGCTGTGCGTCATCGACTAGGATCGCGACAATATCAAGCGATTCAGGTGGAAAAGCCGGCCATGTTGCCCTACCTGCCGGACGGCTGTCATCTGCCGATCGTGTTAGACGTCTGGGCCTATGGCCTCAGCGGTCCCTGGCGGGCGGTAAAACATGAACAGGGTGGATTTGTTCGAGCACGGAATCTCATTCGCCTGGCCCGCTTTGGCCTCTTCGACGCGTTTTGCTGGCCGAGCCTCCATTCGCTGTTAGTGGTGTCGCACGATGATCTGGCTCGGTCTGAGCGGGCCAGACTGCGGCGACGCACTGTGGTGGTTCCGAACGGGGTGGATTGTTCGACCGTGACGGCAAAATCATCCTACGAAGGTTCGAAACCGCTGCTGCTCTTTACGGGGGATATGAGCTTTCAGCCAAACATCGATGCGGCATTGTTTCTTGCCAATGAGGTATTTCCCGAGATCCGCCGTGAACTTCCTGAAGTTGAGCTACGATTCGTCGGACGCAATCCAGACCCCCGTATTCAGGCCTTGGTGCGGACAGGGATCGTCGTGGCTGGTGCTGTGCCGGACATGCTTCCGCATCTGCATGAGGCCACGGTCTATGTCGCGCCGCATTTCACCGGCGCGGGCACGAGGACAAAACTCCTGGAGGCGATGGCAGCAGGACTCCCCATCGTCACCACAACCGTAGGAATCGAAGGGATCGACGTTCAGCCGGGTCGTGATGCCTTGATAGCCGATTCGGCGAAGGACATGATCGAGTCACTGCTTACGCTGCTGGCCAGCGCCGACGATCGTCGGCGGTTCGGCCTGGCCGCGCGTCAATTGGCGGAAGCGCGCTACGATTGGAATCGCTGTCTCGGCCCGTTGGAATCGATCTATCGGGACATCGCCTTACCGGAGGCCCTGGCATGTTGA
- a CDS encoding class I SAM-dependent methyltransferase → MAVQDHIEPAGTYKSQYHLRWRAGARLLDPFPRLKEWLASSARGLLKQIFEPGMVTTERVIEYPFVFQHLNGVVGPVLDLGCCHSRLPLALASRGFEVVGMDFNPYPYRHPGLRALRGDIMKIPFAAGTFSAVLAVSVIEHIGIGHYGEPEADIGDRVAVREIARILKPGGKALITVPYGRTHTNDWMRVYDQPRLAQLTAALATDQVEYAVSRTGLWMPAEEGEAAAIDWNGPSRAVALVVASKAA, encoded by the coding sequence ATGGCGGTGCAGGATCACATAGAGCCGGCTGGGACGTACAAGTCCCAATATCATCTTCGGTGGCGCGCGGGGGCTCGACTGTTGGATCCGTTCCCCCGATTGAAGGAATGGCTGGCATCCTCGGCCCGAGGCCTATTGAAGCAGATCTTCGAGCCGGGAATGGTCACGACTGAGCGTGTCATCGAATATCCGTTCGTGTTTCAGCATCTGAACGGCGTTGTCGGCCCGGTCCTCGATCTTGGTTGTTGCCACAGTCGACTGCCGCTCGCGTTGGCCTCCCGTGGATTCGAGGTGGTGGGGATGGACTTCAATCCCTATCCCTATCGCCATCCCGGTCTCCGTGCGTTACGGGGCGACATCATGAAGATTCCCTTCGCAGCAGGCACCTTTTCCGCTGTGCTGGCTGTGTCGGTCATTGAGCATATCGGCATCGGCCATTACGGCGAGCCGGAAGCAGATATCGGAGATCGAGTTGCGGTTCGAGAGATTGCGCGCATTCTGAAACCTGGTGGCAAAGCGCTGATCACGGTTCCGTATGGGCGCACCCATACGAACGACTGGATGAGGGTCTATGATCAACCACGGCTGGCGCAGCTGACGGCCGCCTTGGCAACCGATCAAGTGGAGTATGCGGTCAGCCGCACGGGTCTCTGGATGCCTGCAGAGGAGGGTGAAGCGGCGGCAATCGATTGGAACGGGCCTTCTCGTGCCGTGGCGCTCGTGGTGGCTTCTAAAGCGGCCTAG
- a CDS encoding methyltransferase domain-containing protein has translation MEDQAQKFWDAYWVDQGITVTARTMTQILDRIKLGYLRNILPTSGRCLEVGAGSGRLSCWLAQGGYRTVCMDFSPNALKAAQLNYHSATVTGGFLAGDGFALPVQDQSLDVVLSTGLLEHFHDPTPIVREMVRVLKPGGLFYSDIVPNKFSLFRSLDWLGSLKRSVIGSRQSQEGYYERAFTSGQIRTLLREGGLTDITVFPAGVVPPYVPLLYRSERLRDIQVSWVEKTQRLWRGLDRTWVAEWLGFYYFAWGIKPS, from the coding sequence ATGGAAGATCAGGCACAGAAGTTCTGGGACGCCTACTGGGTCGACCAGGGTATTACGGTGACCGCGAGAACCATGACGCAGATTCTTGATCGCATTAAGCTCGGATATTTGCGAAACATCTTGCCGACGTCAGGCCGCTGTCTTGAGGTCGGGGCCGGCTCCGGACGGTTGTCCTGTTGGTTGGCGCAAGGCGGTTATCGAACGGTCTGCATGGATTTTTCGCCCAATGCGTTGAAGGCTGCCCAATTGAATTATCACAGCGCCACGGTGACCGGAGGATTCTTGGCGGGGGATGGATTTGCCTTGCCGGTGCAGGATCAGAGCCTCGATGTCGTGCTCTCGACAGGATTGCTGGAGCACTTTCATGACCCGACTCCGATTGTCCGTGAAATGGTACGGGTACTGAAACCGGGGGGTCTATTCTATTCCGATATCGTGCCTAACAAATTCTCGCTCTTTCGTTCGCTCGATTGGCTGGGGAGCCTGAAGCGTAGCGTGATCGGCTCCCGGCAATCGCAGGAAGGCTACTACGAACGGGCCTTTACCTCTGGGCAGATCCGTACGCTCCTCCGGGAAGGTGGACTGACGGACATCACGGTATTTCCAGCCGGTGTGGTGCCGCCGTATGTGCCCCTGCTCTATCGATCGGAGCGTCTGAGAGACATTCAAGTATCGTGGGTGGAGAAAACACAACGTCTGTGGCGAGGGTTGGATCGAACGTGGGTCGCCGAATGGCTCGGATTTTATTATTTTGCCTGGGGTATAAAACCATCGTAA
- a CDS encoding class I SAM-dependent methyltransferase produces MTTDAFYNEEYFEGKSRHSPPHSRGLIYPMAERTARFLCRQSAPARVLDIGCAKGYLVEAFRAEGVAQAMGIDVSFYAVSHGEPSMRGRLLVGNLTEGLPVATGTCDVVTAMDLFEHLADPVPALREIFRVLHKDGKVYLKICHPRHPNATRDPSHINVQPLAYWTAIFRRVGFSWKRVYETDVAGLSSGTDQAKAVVRRFREWAVIGTPADYKFMLVRA; encoded by the coding sequence GTGACGACGGATGCGTTCTACAACGAAGAATATTTTGAAGGGAAGTCTCGCCATAGTCCGCCTCATTCACGGGGCCTCATCTATCCCATGGCTGAGCGGACAGCGCGATTCCTGTGCCGACAGTCGGCTCCGGCCCGTGTGTTGGATATCGGATGCGCCAAGGGCTATTTGGTCGAAGCGTTTCGGGCAGAGGGGGTGGCGCAAGCCATGGGTATCGACGTGAGCTTCTATGCGGTATCCCACGGGGAGCCGTCCATGCGCGGGCGCTTGCTCGTGGGTAATCTGACCGAGGGGCTTCCGGTGGCGACAGGGACTTGTGACGTGGTGACAGCCATGGATCTCTTCGAACATCTGGCCGATCCCGTCCCGGCGCTTCGGGAAATCTTCAGGGTGTTGCACAAGGATGGAAAGGTCTATTTGAAGATCTGCCATCCTCGTCATCCAAACGCTACGCGAGACCCCTCACACATCAACGTGCAGCCGTTGGCCTATTGGACTGCCATTTTTCGGCGGGTGGGATTCTCCTGGAAGCGGGTTTATGAGACGGATGTCGCGGGGTTGAGCTCTGGTACAGATCAGGCGAAGGCCGTTGTCAGACGGTTCCGGGAATGGGCGGTTATTGGCACGCCGGCCGATTACAAGTTCATGCTGGTGAGAGCGTAA
- a CDS encoding glycosyltransferase family 4 protein: MTHTLTIGVDAGPMIGRGGISRYVGPLVRALITSASALDIRLIVRRGWQQAPGVEQLELLAPVTRLSMPDRALTGWWDCTGYSLPLPPRLWGSFDCYLSTSLMSPVLSRGEVLSIIYDLIPLRLPALFPDHAMFREQIRRVCERSSALIAISDCTKRDLIDLMDIEPDRVHVVYPGRLQDVQRPRPDQVAAVMERYAIKGAYILYVGSMGTHKNVATLLRAYEQARQANRLSASLVLAGGTEWGGKTLDLLESLSVRQDVIVTGFVPDEELPALYTGADLFVFPSLYEGFGLPVLEAMAYGKAIVVSRGGALPEVSGSAGISVDPDDIDAFAEAIAHVLEDTSHRESMEQASLAQAEKFSWEASATALACLMARTAGRG, from the coding sequence ATGACACATACGCTGACGATAGGAGTCGATGCCGGTCCGATGATCGGACGTGGAGGGATCAGCCGCTATGTCGGGCCGTTAGTTCGAGCGTTGATTACCTCAGCGAGTGCCCTCGACATCCGACTCATCGTGCGCCGCGGGTGGCAGCAGGCGCCGGGTGTGGAACAACTGGAGCTGTTGGCGCCTGTCACCAGACTTTCAATGCCGGACCGGGCATTGACTGGCTGGTGGGACTGTACCGGGTACAGTCTTCCGTTGCCCCCTCGGCTCTGGGGAAGTTTTGACTGTTATCTCAGTACCTCGTTGATGAGTCCTGTGCTCTCGCGAGGTGAAGTGCTCTCGATCATCTATGATCTGATCCCGCTACGACTACCGGCGTTGTTTCCGGATCATGCAATGTTCCGGGAACAGATCCGGCGTGTCTGCGAACGGTCGTCTGCGCTCATCGCGATTTCCGACTGTACCAAGCGGGACCTCATTGACCTGATGGATATCGAACCTGATCGTGTTCATGTCGTATATCCCGGGCGCCTTCAAGATGTTCAGCGGCCTCGACCTGATCAGGTAGCGGCGGTAATGGAGCGGTACGCGATTAAGGGGGCCTATATCCTCTACGTGGGGTCAATGGGGACACACAAGAATGTCGCAACCCTGTTGCGTGCCTATGAGCAGGCCCGACAAGCGAACAGGTTGTCTGCCTCATTGGTTTTGGCTGGAGGCACCGAATGGGGCGGGAAGACGCTCGACCTGTTGGAATCGCTCTCTGTCAGACAGGATGTCATCGTCACCGGTTTTGTCCCGGACGAAGAGTTGCCGGCTCTCTATACAGGGGCGGACCTCTTTGTCTTCCCGTCTCTCTACGAAGGGTTCGGGCTTCCCGTCTTGGAAGCGATGGCCTATGGAAAAGCTATTGTTGTCTCGAGGGGTGGCGCGTTGCCGGAGGTGTCGGGGAGTGCCGGGATCAGCGTGGATCCCGATGATATTGATGCCTTCGCAGAGGCGATAGCCCATGTCCTGGAAGATACAAGTCACCGTGAATCCATGGAGCAAGCGAGCCTGGCTCAGGCGGAGAAGTTTTCCTGGGAGGCCAGTGCGACGGCGTTAGCTTGCCTTATGGCACGTACCGCTGGGAGAGGGTGA
- a CDS encoding flippase, with protein MAEGQIAGFADRQRVSLTRVTSILLSGRLLGVAFGLINAVVLARVLGVTALGEYAYAMGLVALFGLVPNSGLSTVITRAIALDPDHNGQLFSMAQRTQVLLGMGVFAAIMAVAMALPQHIVSVSDIALAGAQLVLGSLSIPYLAVLAGRARYDLAAVVELSVACLGTASFLVVAAYQGGLTDFLAAQIVNAVGSIVIARSVAKKYLPGSSGTPCSMVGLLREGIPFGAASIVQNLYTRIDVLLLGQLSTPAMVGLYSAAYKPVNMLLSFGASASGTLFPYLVQEARTVSSGSFERVFKLVMVVAPAMAFLIGGCAQVMVELLFGVEYAPAAIMLTVLAWSAAANWLYAPIGLALQARGYERAWMAVLAAALLVNTALNLWAIPRWGGLGAAASTLLCEGLLLCICAVMMRRAFGTALSIPAVPACVGATLAGLVTFVGVHDAGAMVSALASLVLYAAVLWLFRVVTASDMHKLVGRFRETAQGHARA; from the coding sequence ATGGCTGAGGGACAAATAGCCGGGTTCGCGGACCGTCAAAGGGTTTCTCTGACAAGGGTGACGAGCATCTTGTTGTCGGGGCGGCTGCTCGGGGTCGCCTTCGGCCTGATCAACGCTGTCGTGCTTGCGCGTGTTCTGGGGGTGACAGCGCTCGGTGAGTATGCCTATGCCATGGGATTGGTCGCACTGTTCGGGCTCGTCCCGAACTCAGGCCTTAGCACGGTCATTACTCGGGCGATCGCGCTGGACCCAGATCATAACGGACAGCTCTTTTCGATGGCGCAGAGAACGCAAGTCCTGTTGGGCATGGGTGTCTTTGCCGCGATCATGGCCGTGGCTATGGCGTTACCTCAGCATATCGTGTCGGTTTCGGATATCGCTTTGGCTGGTGCACAGCTCGTGCTGGGATCACTCAGCATCCCGTACCTAGCGGTGTTGGCCGGGCGCGCCCGGTACGATCTTGCCGCGGTCGTGGAGCTTTCGGTCGCATGTCTTGGCACGGCCTCCTTCCTGGTTGTTGCGGCCTATCAAGGCGGGTTGACGGATTTCCTGGCGGCGCAGATCGTCAATGCGGTCGGATCGATCGTGATCGCCCGATCGGTTGCGAAGAAGTATCTACCCGGCAGTTCCGGGACACCCTGCTCGATGGTTGGGTTGCTTCGGGAAGGGATACCGTTTGGGGCGGCGAGCATTGTTCAAAACCTGTATACGCGTATCGATGTATTGTTGTTGGGACAGTTGTCGACACCAGCAATGGTTGGTCTCTATAGCGCCGCCTATAAACCTGTGAACATGCTGCTGAGTTTCGGCGCGTCGGCATCCGGCACGTTGTTTCCGTACCTGGTGCAGGAGGCCCGCACTGTGTCATCCGGATCGTTTGAACGAGTGTTCAAGCTGGTGATGGTGGTGGCCCCTGCCATGGCGTTCCTGATCGGTGGGTGTGCGCAAGTGATGGTCGAGTTGCTGTTCGGCGTGGAGTACGCCCCGGCGGCAATTATGCTGACGGTGCTTGCCTGGTCGGCGGCCGCCAACTGGCTGTATGCCCCGATTGGATTGGCGCTGCAAGCACGCGGGTACGAACGTGCCTGGATGGCTGTGCTTGCGGCAGCATTGCTGGTCAACACCGCGCTCAACCTGTGGGCGATTCCTCGCTGGGGCGGATTGGGCGCTGCTGCGAGCACGTTGCTCTGCGAAGGGCTGCTCCTTTGTATTTGTGCTGTCATGATGCGACGGGCTTTCGGGACAGCGCTGTCGATCCCGGCTGTTCCAGCTTGTGTCGGGGCGACGCTCGCCGGACTAGTGACGTTTGTCGGAGTCCATGACGCAGGCGCAATGGTCTCTGCACTTGCATCGCTCGTTCTGTATGCGGCCGTGCTATGGCTGTTTCGAGTGGTGACAGCATCGGATATGCATAAACTGGTCGGACGGTTTCGAGAGACCGCGCAGGGTCATGCGCGCGCCTGA